The genomic stretch ACGACGGCGTGAGGGTCTGGGTCGACGGGAAGCTCGTCATCGACAACTGGACCTACCATGCCCCGACACTCGACAAGGCGGACCTCAAACTCGGGCCAGGCAAGCACAAGATCGAGGTCCGGCACTTCCAACTGGACGGGTACGGAACGTTGCAGGTGGATTTGCAACCCGCCGCGAATTGACGCCGCGCGGAATCGTCCCCGCCCCCGGTCGCCGGGGGCGGGGACGAATCAATCGCGGTCAGGGTTGGAAGCCCTTGGGTAGGGCTTCGCGGAGCGGCTCGCCGACATTGCCGCTGGGATACTCGATGCCCAAGAGGGTGCACAGGGTGCTGGCGATGTCGTGGGTGTAGACCCGGCGGGCCACCTTTTGCGCCTTCTGGCCCCCCCAGTGGGTGAGGATGGGGACGTGAGTGTCGTAGGCCCAGGCTGAGCCGTGGGTGGTGCCGGTCGAACCGGATTCGATCTGGTTGGGGCCGTCGAGGACGATGACGTCCCCCCCGACGAGGGGGTTCAGGCCGTTCGTGATCCACGTCCGATACCGCATGTCAGGCAAACGGCCGGCAAGGATGTCGGTGCGGGTGAACGCCCGGTACACGCCTTTCACCGTCATCGCCGCGTCCGCCGCTGTCTTTTCGACCGCCTCATGGCTCAGCTTCTTGGCGTCCATCAGCTTCCGGTCCAAATAGATGTCGCAGCCGTTGTAGGAGAGGACCCACTTGCCCTTACCGTACTTCGCGCTCAGGGCGTCGTCCACCGTCTTCTTGATCGTGCTGCCACTCACCCGACCCGCCTGGATGTTGTAGACATCCG from Fimbriimonadaceae bacterium encodes the following:
- a CDS encoding alkaline phosphatase family protein, encoding ADGQNVIFDLTEKAVVADKLGQHATPDMLVLNLASNDYVGHSWGPNSPEAMEIWAVTDRRLSRLFNLLDKQVPGGIDNVAIVVSADHGVSAIPSEMSDVYNIQAGRVSGSTIKKTVDDALSAKYGKGKWVLSYNGCDIYLDRKLMDAKKLSHEAVEKTAADAAMTVKGVYRAFTRTDILAGRLPDMRYRTWITNGLNPLVGGDVIVLDGPNQIESGSTGTTHGSAWAYDTHVPILTHWGGQKAQKVARRVYTHDIASTLCTLLGIEYPSGNVGEPLREALPKGFQP